The following is a genomic window from Polaribacter atrinae.
AAAAAATATCCAGAAACTGCAAAACCAACCTATTGGTTTCCTTCTTTATTTATTATAGGAATTGATATAAGTATCATTTTAGCCATTTTTGGCTACAATCAACTGTTGTATTTCTACGGATTTTATTTCTTGTTAATTTTCTTAGATTCTTTAGTGCAGAATAAGAACTTAAAGGTCGCTTTTTTGAGCGTATTTACTTCTTTAACACAGTTTTTAGGGTACGGGTTAGGCTTTTTAGAGTCGAAATTTTATCCGAAGAAAAATAAGTGATTTTATTAAGAGATCTCGACTGCGCTCGACCTGACATTGAGATTGAAGATGTCTTATTTATAAAACTCTTTTGATTTTTCCCAATAGACATCCATTTCAGTTAAAGACATATCAGCAAGTTCTTTGCCTTCTTTTTTAGCTTCTTGTTCTAGAAATTGAAAACGATTGATAAACTTTTTATTCGTTTTTTCTAAAGCATTTTCTGGGTTTACACCAATAAAACGAGCGTAGTTTATCATAGAAAATAAGACATCACCAAATTCTTTTTCAGTTTCTTCTTTGTTTCCAGCTTTTACTTCTTCGTTTAACTCAGTTAATTCTTCTTGTACTTTTTCCCAAACTTGTTCTGGGTGTTCCCAATCGAAACCAACACCTTTTACTTTTTCTTGAATTCTGCTTGCTTTTACAACAGCAGGTAAACTTTTAGGTACACCTTCTAAGACAGATGTGTTTCCTTCTTTTAATTTTAATTGTTCCCAATTACGTTTTACTTCTTCTTCGGTATCAGCAAC
Proteins encoded in this region:
- the mazG gene encoding nucleoside triphosphate pyrophosphohydrolase; amino-acid sequence: MNSRKEQLAAFNRLLDIMDDLREKCPWDKKQTLESLRHLTIEETYELADAILDNDLQEIKKELGDVLLHIVFYAKIGSEQKAFDIADVANSISDKLIHRHPHIYSDVVADTEEEVKRNWEQLKLKEGNTSVLEGVPKSLPAVVKASRIQEKVKGVGFDWEHPEQVWEKVQEELTELNEEVKAGNKEETEKEFGDVLFSMINYARFIGVNPENALEKTNKKFINRFQFLEQEAKKEGKELADMSLTEMDVYWEKSKEFYK